From the Fusarium oxysporum Fo47 chromosome X, complete sequence genome, the window AATGTGTACCTCGACTTGATTCTTCGGCACCCACTACTTGATGTCAATCTCCAAGATGGGGATGGCATCACATTGATTCAAACTGCTTTGGACGTTGGGGATGCAGAAGCTGCACGAATACTGATCGACAGAGGCGCCGATCTCCGTTGCAGGGACGATTCCGGTAGAAACATCCTCCATCTTGTATCTGCCGACAATTGCGGAATCGACCTTGTTCAAGATATCATCGCTTTGGCACCAGATCTTCAGTACCAGTTTGACGAAAATAGCAGAACGCCACTTCACTATGCGATAGATTGCCAAAAACCAGGTCACCCGAGAGACGAGGTCAACTTTTTAATCTCCACTGGTGTCGACGTTACGGTCCGAGATGCCAATGGCGATACACCACTTCACATACTCTTCAGAAGACCGTTTCTTCTCGTTGCAGACTATTATGGCAATGCGGTTTGGCAGGGCTTTGTCAAGAAAACAATTGACTTACTGCTCTCGAAAGGAGCAGACATCAACGCTAGGAACGAAGCTGGTGAGACGCCTGTATTTAACTACTTCCGTGCGAGCAGCTTCAATGTGGATCTTACCTACGCGAAGATGGACGAGGAGAGGCATACTCTGTCTAAGAAATGGGGCGGCGATAGATGGAAGGTCAACAAGGAACTCGAAGAGCAGATTGTGGAAGAAACGGAGCCGAAAATTTGGGCGCTCTTTGAAGAGATGGGAGTGGAATGGTCGTTTGTCAATGCTAAGGGACAGTCTCTGCTCCATATTCTGGCTGGCCAAGAACGGTCGTCTAGAAGGGTAGCCAGGTTTCTGTTCTTGGTGGGTAAAGGATTGGATCCTACAGCGATGAACACGAAAGGTCAGACAGCGCTAGATATTGCGGCCATTGGAAAGGCGGATGACATTTTAGCACTGTACAAAACTGAGTAGATTGTCGCGCTCTAAAACCATGCGTAACTATGCTCCAAGATGGACATCCGGGGTTATTCTACAAGAACGTTCTGTCAAACAATCGATGTCTAAGTGAGGACGGGCGAAAAGAGGTTAAATACTACTGACAGGTCCTTGGGTGTTCATGCCACGAGATACAATGTGTTCAAACGCCTCATCTCTACTGATAGTAAAATTTCCTAGCCCCTTAGTCTCTCCTTGGGCAAAAGAGGCCCATAAATATTTCATCTCGTCTCCCAAGCTTTCCAGAACATTTCTCGAACCTACTCCATGCACGCATCGTGCCAGTCTGGCCACGTACCAAGTAAGAAAGGTGAATCAAGACCATGAGTGTAGCGCAAGGGTCTTTGCGATGGGTACCAGCCGAACTTGTATAGACTGATTGGCCTCCCGCCTGCAGATACTGTCTATGGAGTTTGACAGATTTTTCTCGAAATCAGCCAGACCATAAGTCGCTCAACAAGCCACTCAAAGAGATGCAGCCTAAAGTCAGGCAGCAAGGGATCATTCATGCGTGCGAACGGGCTCCTTCATACTTTGTGTGTACAATAAGTATGGAAATGTTTTGTGCAGCTAGCTGGATTCTTTGAGGGACTTCTGAAAGCATTGGAAGAGGTGCATGGCCTAAAGATGGTCCGAAAGCCATTGCACCAGACGGATATGGTTAGCTGCAAAGACAGCATCTCTTTGCTGGTCCTAGGTGCTTCAGAAGACATGAGTCGCTTAAAAACCAGCTCCGAGAGGTGCGGTAGCATTGGTTTACGATCCATCAGTCTGACTCCAAGAGGGGCGCTCTGTGGGATAGCTCTATGGAAAAGATTCTGAGTCCCCTCGGCTATCATCAGGCACAAGGTTACATCTGCTCTCGCAGACTCCCCAAAGAGAGTGACGTTGTTCGAGTCTCCTACAAGATTTTAATGTTTTCTTGGATCCATTTCAAAGCGGCGATTTGATCAAACAAGCCGAGTTTTGCAGGAGCAATTCCCGGGATGCGCATGTATCTCAGTATCCCAAGTCGCTATGCGACGTTGACAATCACGAGGTCCCGTTTAGTGAGGCCAACAGGGGAGTGTGCGTCGAGATCTCCATCACCGGATACGTATGCTCCGACATGTAGAAATACCATAACGGGGCGTTTGTGACCTCTGTCAAAGCATTGAGAGGCGCGGTCACTGTTAGATCAAGACAGTCTTCATTTTAAGCTCTTCCAGTGGTGATTGGACCAGCCACTGCGTCGAGGCGTGACGGTACCATTTGAGGGCAGATGGACGCTGGTTGGGCGCAGTCAAGGGCTCCATCCCAGCTCTTGATTGGAACATGGAGTTGGAATCGTTTGGTCTGGGCATATCGCAT encodes:
- a CDS encoding ankyrin repeat-containing domain protein is translated as MFLDALNKPIDGVVVVDHGCLTDAILARDVDTVESMLSSGADPNARRVGKETPVWRSVDGQHMKPERQDPNSCYELYPLDLAMTRRPACRRIVELLLRHGADPNSRYPQTTIAHRVLERRGLGPGMTYSKRNVYLDLILRHPLLDVNLQDGDGITLIQTALDVGDAEAARILIDRGADLRCRDDSGRNILHLVSADNCGIDLVQDIIALAPDLQYQFDENSRTPLHYAIDCQKPGHPRDEVNFLISTGVDVTVRDANGDTPLHILFRRPFLLVADYYGNAVWQGFVKKTIDLLLSKGADINARNEAGETPVFNYFRASSFNVDLTYAKMDEERHTLSKKWGGDRWKVNKELEEQIVEETEPKIWALFEEMGVEWSFVNAKGQSLLHILAGQERSSRRVARFLFLVGKGLDPTAMNTKGQTALDIAAIGKADDILALYKTE